One region of Labrus bergylta chromosome 23, fLabBer1.1, whole genome shotgun sequence genomic DNA includes:
- the LOC110000978 gene encoding peroxisomal succinyl-coenzyme A thioesterase-like, with product MSKTIPPVLSVVPTRALVDETFKVVVENLPPASPVTLHALLYSEDKDYWEAYGHYVSDHRGTVSVAEDMSLGGTYTGKEAMGLLWSMRPELGSHTGLRLRKREVTSPMLVHISVYSGHITEGFRKQSPLASVPTERWYMAPGVQRIEIKEKGVRGTFFIPPGPGPFPGLLDMWGGRGGLLEYRSALLASHGYASLALEYFSPGELQSADLQIQYFETAFNIIKDHPQVIPDKVGILGLSLGAMLAFNLVAESTKIKPRCCVCISGHHLVSNRLMIDGSLPNDPKKLRFDENNYLIRRDVVLPVPSDPSQKIDVRNIKCPMLLVNGDDDQNSPTVEAAEDIGNMMRSGGNLHLLSTLTYPDTGHPIEPPYSPHFRATTVRAPRTKEKVMILWGGQTKPHSDAQEDSWRKILAYLHHHLYSSTTPKAKM from the exons ATGTCCAAGACCATTCCTCCCGTTCTCTCTGTTGTCCCCACTCGGGCTCTGGTTGATGAGACGTTCAAGGTGGTGGTGGAGAATCTGCCCCCAGCATCTCCAGTCACACTTCACGCCCTCCTCTACTCAGAGGACAAGGACTACTGGGAGGCTTATGGACACTACGTCAGTGATCACAGAGGAACAGTGTCCG TTGCAGAGGATATGAGTCTTGGGGGCACCTACACGGGAAAAGAAGCCATGGGTTTGTTGTGGAGCATGCGGCCTGAGCTCGGCAGCCACACGGGTCTCAG GTTGAGAAAGAGGGAAGTCACCAGCCCCATGCTGGTCCACATCTCCGTCTACAGTGGACACATAACCGAGGGCTTCAGGAAGCAGTCTCCTCTGGCCTCCGTGCCCACAGAGAGATGGTACATGGCTCCTGGAGTCCAGAGGAttgaaatcaaagaaaaaggAGTGCGAGGGACTTTCTTCATACCTCCAG GTCCTGGACCCTTCCCCGGGCTTTTGGATATGTGGGGAGGTAGAGGAGGGCTGTTGGAGTATCGTTCGGCCTTGCTGGCGTCTCATGGTTATGCTTCTTTGGCGCTGGAGTACTTCTCCCCCGGTGAGCTGCAGTCAGCAGACCTACAGATACAGTATTTTGAG ACGGCGTTTAATATCATCAAGGACCATCCTCAAGTGATCCCCGACAAAGTTGGAATTTTGGGTCTTTCCCTTGGCGCGATGTTGGCCTTTAATTTGGTAGCTGAAAGCACAAAGATTAAG CCTCGCTGTTGTGTGTGCATCAGCGGCCATCACTTGGTTTCAAATAGACTGATGATTGATGGATCCCTACCGAACGATCCAAA GAAACTTCGATTTGATGAGAACAACTACCTCATACGGAGAGATGTGGTTTTACCGGTTCCCAGTGACCCCTCACAGAAAATAGAT GTGCGTAACATAAAATGTCCCATGCTGTTGGTCAACGGAGATGATGATCAGAACAGTCCCACAGTGGAGGCTGCTGAGGAT ATCGGCAACATGATGCGTTCTGGAGGGAACCTGCACCTGTTGTCCACACTGACGTACCCCGACACTGGACATCCGATCGAGCCGCCCTACTCACCTCACTTCAGAGCTACTACCGTTAGAGCTCCCAGAACAAAGGAGAAAG